AAGTATTTATAGAAATTTCGGCTAAGGTACAGGCCATTGCCTATTGGTCATTGGAAATGGTAAAGGAAATGTTGAGGGCAGCTTGTGGTGCTGCCCAAATAGGTGGTCTTTATTATTATGCCGACTAACTGTAGATGGAATGTAGATGGAATATAGTGAGGTCAGGTAGCTTCTTTGCTGCACATAGCGGGGCTCAATGCAATGTCTGAAACATAAAACAGGAAAGAAATCACCTTATAAGAAACATGCTTGTGCATCATTCAAAGATGGTTTACCCATAATCTGTAAATTTGTAGAGAGGGGACATGATGTACCTGGTTTGGAATGGCTGACTGAGCACGTGTTCAGGGATGGCGTGGCTGCATGTAAAAATAGAAACAAATGGGTTTTGTAAATTTAGTCGAAGTTTAGTAAATCCTTAAATAAAAAACAGGGGCAATTGCTAGCTGACATGAGCAATAATGTAGGAAAGGAATTCAAATGGAATCTTAGCTGCATAGGCACATGAACCATAGTCAGCGGAAGCAAAGAACCACCTGAGTAACCATGAATGTTCAGTACCGCATCAATAAATAAAATTAACTAATGAATCTATATTACGTCAAATTCCGAAAACCTTGCTCTGCAGACATAGCGATGTGACCATAGCAGAGCATGGCAACATGATGCAGCCGCAGGCTGGGATCGGTGATGTCTCGCAAGCCGCATTATTCTGTGGAGGCGTATTTCGCAAAGTTCGTTCAGTATCAAAGTGGCATTGGCTGGTTCAAGCAGTAGAAGGTAATCATGGAAAATTTGAGCCATCCTTTCCTGCAACCAATAGGGCAGCAGTTGCCTGTTTTATGTCGAACCAAATTATCTAGCAAATTGAATGCATCCGAACTACGAAGGAAGAGACAAGGAGACATCCCGATCTTACCATCTGGAGCAGGGCAGCTCCCATCGGCGCGCGTGCGGCCCCTCTAGGTGCAGCCACCGAGGCGCTGCTGCGCTCCCATCGGCGCTGGTGCGGGCCGACCGCCAGGGGAGAGCAAGAGGGGAGAGGTGGATTCGGCGCCGCTGCCCATGTACGGAGACGAAGAATAGGGCGATCCACCGAACGAAGTCGCTGACGGGTGAGAGGAAGAGGCAACGGGCGGCCGCCGCCCGAGGCGGGCGCCGAGCCTGCCGCTCGCGAGGGAGACGAAGGGCCGGGGAACTCCTGGACGCGTGGCCTCGTGGGGGAGGGGGCGCGGACGGCGGCTGGAAGCGCGGCCATGCCGGGGGCGGCGCCGGAGGCAGGGGCGTCGCTCGGCAATGGCCGGGGGTTGGGGAATGAGGGAGAGGAGGGAGAGAATGAGCAGATATTTTGTGGGCCTTGCTGCGGAGCGGGTCTGGGAGGGCACGCGAGGTTTCTGGAAGGGCTGGAGACCGCGCCGTCGGCTCCGTTGGTTCCATCGACGCACATGGAAAGCTCATCGCTAGTCGCTGCTAGCAAGAAAAGGCGAAGGGCGAAGGAGCTCCGCCGCTCCGGGCCGGGCATGTCGCCTGCTTGTTTCATGCATGGTGGTAGTAAACCTTAGCTTGCATGTGTCACATACCGTAGTATTGGGCCTTTATGTGCTTCCTTTCTGTTTTTGCGTTTCTAGTATTCAGGCTAGTAAGTCGGCAGTTGGGCCGCGTGGTTGTATCGGGCTTAGCCTATGAACTTGTAAGCCTTATACTTGCTGTGTGAAAGAATAGGTGGATAGGGAAATCTCTCGCAACtaaaaaagactaaaaaataAACATCGTTTTGGTGCGATAATCGGTTCGTCCGTCTGTATACCTGGgcatcgggccggcccggcccggcacggcacggTCACGGCACAATGACTATCGGGCCAAGGAGGCACGCCGTGCCCTGCGGGCCGTGCCTCATCGGCCTgcgggcctggccttcggccTAGGCACGGGCCTGTGGGCCATTTTTTGTGCCGTGCTGGCCCGTGAGGCACGGCAAAAATAGCAGGCCGTGCCAGCTCACAGCCCGTTAAATCTAAAACACCTCCAAATAAACATCTCAACCCATTTAAATATCAAAAAGAGCTGTTTTGTGCAatactgcctcattaaaaacctaccTAGGTAAAACTcatccttgtgagaaaccctaggcaggaaaaaagagtgcagccagctcCAAATGTCTTAATcttacatagttattacaaaccattgTTCAAATGTTCAAATGAAAACTAAGCAAGTGAGGGACACATCCACTCTCAACTCACACAAAAGTATTCCAACACTCTCAGCCAACCAATGCCACTCTCAGCCACCAGATGCATCATCTTCACCTTCTGGTTCATCTAGGAACAGATTCTCGAATGCATCTTCAATTTCCTTGGTATCAACAGCTTCATGTTGTTCCCTCTTCTCTCCTGGCTCCCAGTCCTTCAACAAGGTCAGCATCTCAACATGTTCTGGTTTCAAGCTCCTGCGCCGTTCTTCTAGGATCCTCCCTgctaagctgaaacaagactctgaAGAACAAGTGGAAATAGGAACTGACATGATATCTCTGGCCATAATAGCCAGGATGGACTAGGTTAGTTTGTGGTCCTTCCACCACAGAAGAATGTCAAAACCATCCTCATAAGCAGTTATGCAGTCGCTGTCCAAATAGCTTGAAAGTTTAAAAGCAGTAGAGTGAGAAGAAGAACAGGCAGTGCCACTAGAAGGACTAGGCAGACTTGATCCTCCAAAAATTACCCCTCAAGCCTGTTTTCTTTTACCAGTGGGTGGGGTAGGACCAGCAACCCTTTGTGATCTGGTtgcaccaaactttctcaaatatttCTCAAACATTTTATGCAACTCGGTTTTCAAATCAGCACAGTAAGTAGTGTAATCAGTACCAGTATATTCAGTAAGTAAATGGAGGACCATTTGCATACCTCTGAGCTTAGCTCTAgggtcaagaatgaatgcaaatgagtATAAGAGAGGAATGTCCTTCCAATACTTAAGAAATTTATGCTGCATAGGGTACACAAAGGGTCTAAGATTAACATCCCTTTCACATACATGCAAATGGGTTGCAATCTCCAGAACATGGTGTAGCACAAGAGGACTGGTAGGGTAATAAACACCAGTGTAACAGTAGAGTCATAAAATACTTTCAGGAACTCCAATATTTTCCCAGCCACGTGCCAATGGGCTGGAGACAATAGTGCAGAAccataatttgaatttatgaacacaGAAAATACTTCATTGTAAGGAACCAAGTGTTTTAGCATAAGAtaagtagcattccatctaacatccatgtctAAGCCAAATTTTCTAGGTCTCATACCTTTAGCTTCACAGTAGTTTCTgaacatagcaattctttgattagaggagttcAAGAAATTAATTACAGTTCTAAAATCCTCTATATAAGGTTTGATTCTTTTTAGTCCAGATTTGACTATCAGATTAATAATGTGATAAGCACAGCGTTGATGCACAAGACTGTAACCAGGTGCAGGATCACAACCAAGATAACCAGTAAACATGGGTGTCAAagtttccatagccttagcattagaagatgCATTATCTAAAGTGATAGAAAAGATTTTATCAACCAAGCCATACTCCTCAACAACAgatacaatggaagcagaaatgttttcaccagaatgcTTAACTTGAATCAACCTAAGACCAACAATCTTCTTTTGTAATTCCCAATTagcattcacatagtgagcaacaacagatatgtaatcctctttagcattaccagaccatatGTCAGAAGTCAAAGCAACAAATGCAGAAGCATACACACAGTTCCTAATCATAGCATGATGTTCAGCAAATAACTTAtccagatctctagtggtggttctTCTAGATGATCTAACAAATCTTGGGTTATGAGAATTTTTAATATATTCCTCAAATGCATCAGTGTCACTAAAACTAAGAAGaagatcaagcctagcaatcaatctACACAATTCAGTTCTAGCAACAGCAGGATCATAGTTCCAATTATGCAAAGACCCATCAGCATTAAAAGCTAGTCGAGACTGAACCCTAGAAGCATTATCAAGTTTCTGTTTGCAAGATTTTTGGTGCTTAAGAATGTGACCAGTACCAGCAGCAGATCTAGCACTCAACACAGTTCTACACATCTTACATATAGCTCTAACACGCATATCGACACCATTAATCTTCTCATAAACCTCCTCAAAGTCACCCTAGCACTTAGACTTGCGCTTACCAAGTCCAGAAACAGCACCAGAGGAAGGAGTACGAGTACCATTACCATCAGCATTACCATTAACACTAGTGCTCTTGGAGTGGGTATAGTCCACCATCCCTGTCCCCGTTGCCCCTGCATCGACGGCATCGACGTCGATCGCCGGCTGTGTCCCGCGGGTGGCGTCATCAAACACCGCAAAGGGGTCACGGCCATCGTCGTCGTGCTCCGGGGACAGCCCAGCCGCGACCAAGTCATCGTCGCCAGTCACAGGGCCCTCGGCCACGGACGGCTGAACTCCAGCACCGATCCTCAACGGTGCGCGGCTACGGCTTGGCCGCGGTGCCATTGTCCGTCGTCCATCTACGCCAAGGCTAGTTGACGACGAGGCATCGGCAGCAGACCTGCAAAGAAAAAGAACACGAAAAGAAGAAAAGGATGAAAAAATAATCCCAAAAACAGAATCAAAACACTGAGAAACGTATAGATctaggggctagggttagggttacgaatggggatggacttgcctgcgcaaccggagtcggatgagaaaatgatcccaaaaatagaatcaaaacactgagaaacgtatagatctaggggctagggttagggttatgaATGGGGATGGACTTGCCTGCGCAACCGAAGCCCGGCgccggagaagacgagggccacacaAGGGCAAGACGGGATTAAGAAGGATGGCGAGCGACGCCGGAAGAGAGACGGGGAGGCGGACTCACATGTTCATCGACAAACAGAGGAGAGGAGTAAAAAGGAAGACGGAGAGGGACTGAGGGAGCAGGGAACTCAGGGAGAGGTGATGGAGCGGCGGCGATATCACCGGATCCAAGGACGACGGTCGCACCGGCGGCGAAGATGGATCGATGAGAGGAGGCGAGTGGCGACGAGCGAGCGACGAGCGATCGAGCAGGTGTAGAGTGCGGCAGGCGGTTGGGAGgcgaatggggttagggttagggtgggggtgggggctagccgagggggtcGCAGGTTATATAGGGAGGAGGCCAGGAGGAGAGGGGGGCGTTCTTGGGCCGTCAGGCCGCCGGACCTGCTTGCCTGCttgcgggccgtgccgtgccggcctagTGGGCCTAGGGTGCGGCCAAGCACGGTCCTGCActcccgtgccgtgccagccctgGGCCCATTGACCTTCGGGCCGAGCCTAAATAGCGGGCTCCAGTGCCTGGACTCACGGGCTCGGGCTTTGTGCCCAGATATGTCCGTCTGCCCGTAAACATGCGAAATCCTGGCCCCGCATGGATATTTAATATGAAAACCGCTCGATCTCCCTCGCCCCCCTCGTTCGCCGCAGCTcgtcgccccgccgccgccgccgcccgcccttCCCCTGCCCCTGTCCTGCCACCAGCGAAGCCTCGGGCCTCGGTCGGAACCCTAGGGCCCGCTCGGTGGGAGCTCCAGGAACGGCCGGCGAGGagcggcggccgccgccacccGCGCCCGCCCTGCGCAAACGCCACCACCCGCCGCcgccctgcccctgcccctgcccttgCCCTGCCACCATCGCCGGCACAGCCGCCTCCTGCTCGCGCCGCCGACGCGCCGGTTCCTGGAGTTGCTCCGTCGCCCCGACGCCGCCGGACGCCGCCGCCTCCACGATCGACCGCCGCCGCCCCGACGCGCCGCCAACTCCACGATCTGAGCATCGCCTGGAAAAGGTAACATCGCTTGCCTCCTTCCTTTCCATTTCTCGGGAGGCACAAAACCCTAGCAGGATTCCGACTATGTATTCTCTCTGTCTCGCTGCGGTGATGGTGAAGCAGCAGGAGGATTCGTACCAGGAGGTCGGGGTACGGCGCGGTGATGGACCTGATGCTGGAGCTGGTGagcagagggcatgggaagggtCCAACGCTGCCGTCCTCGACGGTGTTATCACTCCCAGGTGAGGTTCGCTCTTGCGATCCTTTTCGTTTATCtcgactccctcccctccctcctgtGATCCCGAACTCTTCTCTTACGAGCCCGCGGGTAGAGTGGAACATTAGAATTCCCATGGTCTGAGTCGTTGTACGAGTCAGGATCTGTGCTTAGGGTGTTCTGCAGATGCGATTTAGGGCGTTT
This DNA window, taken from Miscanthus floridulus cultivar M001 chromosome 13, ASM1932011v1, whole genome shotgun sequence, encodes the following:
- the LOC136499539 gene encoding uncharacterized protein; translated protein: MRNPGPAWIFNMKTARSPSPPSFAAARRPAAAAARPSPAPVLPPAKPRASVGTLGPARWELQERPARSGGRRHPRPPCANATTRRRPAPAPALALPPSPAQPPPARAADAPVPGVAPSPRRRRTPPPPRSTAAAPTRRQLHDLSIAWKSRRIRTRRSGYGAVMDLMLELVSRGHGKGPTLPSSTVLSLPVGTRTASDSGIGKAMKLLGKAV
- the LOC136501197 gene encoding uncharacterized protein isoform X3; its protein translation is MLCYGHIAMSAEQGGSLLPLTMVHVPMQLRFHLNSFPTLLLIHAIPEHVLSQPFQTRHCIEPRYVQQRSYLTSLYSIYIPSTVSRHNNKDHLFGQHHKLPSTFPLPFPMTNRAQLYDIVSCFCE
- the LOC136501197 gene encoding uncharacterized protein isoform X2: MCVDGTNGADGAVSSPSRNLACPPRPAPQQGPQNICSFSPSSPSFPNPRPLPSDAPASGAAPGMAALPAAVRAPSPTRPRVQEFPGPSSPSRAAGSAPASGGGRPLPLPLTRQRLRSVDRPILRLRTWAAAPNPPLPSCSPLAVGPHQRRWERSSASVAAPRGAARAPMGAALLQMERMAQIFHDYLLLLEPANATLILNELCEIRLHRIMRLARHHRSQPAAASCCHALLWSHRYVCRASHAIPEHVLSQPFQTRAQLYDIVSCFCE
- the LOC136501197 gene encoding uncharacterized protein isoform X1: MCVDGTNGADGAVSSPSRNLACPPRPAPQQGPQNICSFSPSSPSFPNPRPLPSDAPASGAAPGMAALPAAVRAPSPTRPRVQEFPGPSSPSRAAGSAPASGGGRPLPLPLTRQRLRSVDRPILRLRTWAAAPNPPLPSCSPLAVGPHQRRWERSSASVAAPRGAARAPMGAALLQMERMAQIFHDYLLLLEPANATLILNELCEIRLHRIMRLARHHRSQPAAASCCHALLWSHRYVCRASHAIPEHVLSQPFQTRHCIEPRYVQQRSYLTSLYSIYIPSTVSRHNNKDHLFGQHHKLPSTFPLPFPMTNRAQLYDIVSCFCE